CACAGTACGAGCTCACGAGCACCGTCGCCGCCATCGGCACGGCCCTGCTGACGGAGACCTTCGGCTTCACCTCCGGACTGATCGGCTACCACCGCAAACGCACGATCGACTTCCCCCTAGCACGACGGTTCCTCCTGATCGCCGTACCCACCGGGGTGATCGGCGCCGTGTCCGCCAGCTTGATTCACGATGGCGTGCTGATCACCGGTTACGCGCTGCTGGTGCTAGGCCTCGCGGCGATTCACGTGTGCCTACGACACGAGGACGCCCTGCCCGCCACCGGCGCAGTCCCATCAACGACCAGCTCGCCGCAGCGACACGTCGTCGACAGTGAGGGGAGAGAGTACCGCTACCGATCGCCGTCCTTCGGTCACCGAGGACGTGCGCTCACGGCATTCGGCGCCTTCCTCACGGGCATGGTCTCCGTGGGTATCGGCGAGGTCATCGTGCCCCAGCTCACCAAGCGGGGCGTGCCCGTGGCCATCGCCGCCGCCACCTCCGTCGCCGTCGTCATCGTGACCGCCGCCTGTGCCTCCTTCACGCTGATCGGGCGTCTGGTGAGCGAAGGCGGCGTAGCGGCGGTGCCCTGGAATCTCGTGATGTACACGATTCCAGGCGTACTGATCGGCGGGCAAATCGGCCCCTACCTGCAAGGGCGAATCCCCCATCGCGCCATGGAACTCGGCATCGCCGGCCTGTTCGTCCTGCTGGGTGTGTCCATGCTGCTGGTGGCAGCCACACGCTTCGACCGCGGCACGGTCCTAGCCGGCCTGTGAACGGCCCCAAGGAGCGACCTGGCACAGGCGCGTAAACTGCAGCGCCCGAGTCAGTTGGAGCGCACGTTCCATGCCCTCACACCCACCGCCCGATGCTGCCCCCGGCGGCGGCACGCCAGATCTGCTGCGGCTCGCCGGCGTCGCCCTCGAGTTCATCGCCTTCAAGGCCGTTTGGTTGGCTTGCGTGCTGGGCGCCGCCCACGAGCAGCCCGGGCTCGGTCCCACGGCCTTCGGCGTGAGTGCCCTCGCCCACGCGGTGCTCCTGCGACCGCCGGCGAGCGTCTGGTGGCTGGTACTCGGTCTCAGCGTGGGTGGCTTTGCCGTGGACAGCATCTTCGCCTCCAGCCAGCTCCCGAGCTACGCGGCGCCCGTGCCC
The DNA window shown above is from Pseudomonadota bacterium and carries:
- a CDS encoding DUF2878 domain-containing protein, whose protein sequence is MPSHPPPDAAPGGGTPDLLRLAGVALEFIAFKAVWLACVLGAAHEQPGLGPTAFGVSALAHAVLLRPPASVWWLVLGLSVGGFAVDSIFASSQLPSYAAPVPLVGLAPVWIVTMWANFALLFGSTLRWLHHRYALAGLMGAIGGPAAYLAGRSLGGVTFTAELWLIIVCLAFVWALAVPLCGVLMQRLGQRALPSPT
- a CDS encoding sulfite exporter TauE/SafE family protein, translated to MNLTLYWFMFPVAICVATSAMLSGIGGAALFTPIFILLFPLLGPQYELTSTVAAIGTALLTETFGFTSGLIGYHRKRTIDFPLARRFLLIAVPTGVIGAVSASLIHDGVLITGYALLVLGLAAIHVCLRHEDALPATGAVPSTTSSPQRHVVDSEGREYRYRSPSFGHRGRALTAFGAFLTGMVSVGIGEVIVPQLTKRGVPVAIAAATSVAVVIVTAACASFTLIGRLVSEGGVAAVPWNLVMYTIPGVLIGGQIGPYLQGRIPHRAMELGIAGLFVLLGVSMLLVAATRFDRGTVLAGL